One window from the genome of Bradyrhizobium xenonodulans encodes:
- a CDS encoding class GN sortase yields MPRLISPLALALIGLILLGDGAYIHAKAWLAQVLLERAFDRSVVTGEAVKPWSWADTWPVARIEVKRIGASAIVLGGTSGQALAFGPGHIDQTVDAGDRGIAVYAAHRDTHFRFLRNVAIGDVIDVTRSDGKHFRYRADASAIVRFDASGIDPATQDFELVLATCWPFDAVTSGPERYILHATLMATDE; encoded by the coding sequence ATGCCCCGCCTCATCTCTCCCCTGGCTCTCGCGCTGATCGGCCTCATCCTGCTCGGCGACGGCGCCTACATCCATGCCAAAGCCTGGCTGGCGCAGGTGCTGCTGGAGCGTGCGTTCGACAGGAGCGTCGTGACCGGCGAAGCGGTCAAGCCATGGTCATGGGCCGACACCTGGCCGGTCGCGCGGATCGAGGTGAAGCGGATCGGCGCCAGCGCCATCGTGCTGGGAGGCACCAGCGGCCAGGCGCTTGCTTTCGGACCCGGCCATATCGACCAAACGGTTGATGCGGGCGACCGCGGTATCGCGGTATATGCAGCCCATCGCGACACACATTTCCGTTTCTTGCGGAATGTTGCCATTGGTGACGTAATCGATGTCACACGCAGTGACGGCAAACACTTCCGCTATCGAGCGGATGCCTCCGCTATCGTTCGTTTCGATGCATCGGGCATCGATCCCGCTACGCAGGATTTCGAGCTGGTGCTCGCGACCTGCTGGCCGTTCGATGCCGTCACGTCCGGTCCCGAGCGCTACATCTTGCATGCCACCTTGATGGCAACCGATGAATAG
- a CDS encoding glycosyltransferase family 2 protein yields the protein MDDEFRQRLEQRLGQLENRVALLERNQELIASGQRRSSLRSLWRRPPIWTFEQYPPRLLNLNVSPPAPAITGHAPRIAMVTPSYNHVQYLGATIESVVSQNYPNLTYHVQDGASIDGTVDLLKSLGDSVSWTSAPDKGQSNAINLGFAGADCEIMAYLNSDDMLLPGTLAHVANYFVSHPDVDVVYGHRVFIDREGLEVGRAVLPPHDGNALQYADYIPQETMFWRKRVWDRIGPIDESFHYAMDWDFIMRAQEAGFKFVRLPRFLACFRIHDAQKTASTYAVGVREMGILRRRVLGFDPTQMQIRRAIAPYLARQLAYHYAYRLGLLRY from the coding sequence ATGGACGACGAGTTCAGGCAGCGCCTCGAACAGCGGCTGGGGCAGCTCGAAAACCGTGTCGCGCTGTTGGAGAGGAACCAGGAACTCATTGCCTCCGGGCAAAGACGCTCCTCTCTTCGCAGCCTCTGGCGGCGCCCGCCGATATGGACCTTCGAGCAGTACCCGCCGCGCCTGCTCAACCTGAACGTCTCCCCGCCGGCTCCCGCGATCACTGGGCATGCGCCCCGAATCGCGATGGTCACCCCGAGCTACAACCACGTGCAATATCTCGGTGCCACGATCGAGAGCGTCGTGAGCCAGAACTATCCGAACCTGACTTACCACGTGCAGGACGGCGCCTCGATCGACGGCACAGTCGATCTCCTGAAGAGCCTCGGCGACAGCGTCAGCTGGACCAGCGCGCCGGACAAGGGACAGTCGAACGCCATCAATCTCGGCTTCGCCGGCGCCGACTGCGAGATCATGGCCTATCTCAACAGCGACGACATGCTGCTGCCCGGAACGCTCGCCCACGTCGCCAACTACTTCGTGTCGCATCCCGATGTCGACGTCGTCTACGGCCACCGCGTCTTCATCGACCGCGAGGGGCTCGAGGTCGGACGCGCCGTGCTGCCGCCCCATGACGGCAATGCGCTGCAATATGCCGACTATATTCCGCAGGAGACCATGTTCTGGCGCAAGCGCGTGTGGGACAGGATCGGGCCGATCGACGAGAGCTTCCATTACGCCATGGACTGGGACTTCATCATGCGGGCGCAGGAAGCGGGATTCAAATTCGTGCGCCTGCCGCGATTTCTCGCCTGCTTCCGCATCCACGATGCGCAGAAGACGGCTTCGACCTACGCCGTCGGCGTCAGGGAGATGGGCATCCTGCGGCGCCGCGTTCTCGGTTTCGATCCGACCCAGATGCAGATCCGGCGCGCCATCGCGCCCTATCTCGCAAGGCAGTTGGCGTATCACTATGCCTACAGGCTGGGCCTGCTGCGCTACTGA
- a CDS encoding glycosyltransferase family 2 protein, producing the protein MPLLSVVVPTLDRPDTLRHALATMARQPANADCEFVVQNNGGNPEIAEMVAGLKDARFRHFASDAVLTMTDNWETALGHASGEYVTFIGDDDALMPYACATAEDILSGRTIDLLSWRAYTYHWPNYYDPAFRNRLLAEIDLTSSARRVSSRNELIRIFGFQAHYAHLPMIYNSFVRRSIIDRMRAIGGRYFIGLSPDVASGIANAALTDSFVRLSRPLSMAGFSRHSTGHALFFETTDLLETSRGARDFGAVDGDPELPDLNALQLFIAKDMLVLKRLLLADDDDVRLDFKALAQALATDINNRPLLYDRTVQTIGELAHTHGFDAADIIIPARLADRPPPGRGVRVTGPNRAIYELDCAALGLDSIADAVRLIAQFVPDQAPFDLAALETSVTVPVLGADELTFTRDGTGVGALIEGWSEPEQWGTWSIARNCVLRFEVRSVPSRPTDVVLACRAFVSEENPDLRAVCRVGNGALQQLTFSTDAFAGLRRLTLDPGAIAADGTLTIRLALSDPRSPADLALGDDVRPLGIGVERIWLDLGVRASQRR; encoded by the coding sequence ATGCCGCTGCTATCCGTCGTGGTGCCAACTCTCGATCGTCCGGACACGCTTCGTCATGCGCTCGCGACCATGGCGCGCCAGCCTGCGAATGCCGATTGCGAGTTCGTCGTCCAGAACAATGGCGGCAATCCCGAGATTGCCGAGATGGTCGCGGGTCTAAAGGACGCGCGCTTCAGGCACTTCGCCAGCGACGCCGTTCTCACCATGACCGACAATTGGGAGACCGCGCTCGGCCATGCCTCGGGCGAGTACGTCACCTTCATCGGCGATGACGACGCCCTGATGCCGTATGCCTGCGCGACCGCGGAGGACATTCTTTCGGGCCGGACGATCGATTTGCTGAGCTGGCGTGCCTACACTTATCACTGGCCGAACTACTACGATCCGGCTTTCCGCAACCGGCTGCTCGCGGAGATCGACCTCACCTCGTCCGCAAGGCGAGTCTCGTCACGGAACGAACTCATACGCATCTTCGGTTTTCAGGCGCACTATGCGCATCTGCCGATGATCTACAATTCGTTCGTCCGCCGCAGCATCATCGACCGGATGCGCGCGATCGGTGGCCGCTATTTCATCGGGCTGTCGCCCGACGTGGCCTCCGGTATCGCCAACGCCGCGCTGACCGACAGCTTCGTCCGCCTGTCGCGCCCTTTGAGCATGGCCGGATTCTCGCGGCACAGCACCGGCCATGCGCTGTTCTTCGAGACGACAGACCTGCTCGAAACGTCGCGCGGCGCCCGCGATTTCGGAGCCGTTGACGGCGATCCAGAACTCCCTGATCTCAACGCGCTCCAGCTCTTTATCGCCAAGGACATGCTCGTCCTGAAGCGCCTGCTGCTGGCGGATGACGACGATGTGCGGCTCGACTTCAAGGCGCTGGCGCAGGCGCTTGCGACCGACATCAACAATCGGCCGCTCCTGTACGACCGGACCGTGCAGACCATCGGCGAGCTCGCCCACACCCATGGTTTCGATGCGGCCGACATCATCATTCCGGCACGCCTTGCAGATCGTCCGCCGCCCGGCCGGGGCGTCCGCGTAACCGGGCCGAACCGTGCGATATACGAGCTGGATTGCGCTGCGCTCGGGCTCGATTCGATCGCGGATGCGGTGCGCCTGATCGCGCAGTTCGTTCCGGATCAGGCGCCGTTCGATCTCGCCGCCTTGGAGACGTCCGTGACCGTGCCGGTCCTTGGCGCAGACGAGCTCACATTCACACGCGACGGGACCGGTGTCGGGGCGTTGATCGAAGGATGGAGTGAGCCGGAGCAATGGGGCACCTGGTCGATCGCCAGAAATTGCGTGCTCCGCTTCGAGGTTCGCTCCGTTCCGTCACGGCCGACCGATGTTGTCCTGGCGTGCCGGGCATTCGTTTCCGAAGAAAATCCGGACCTGCGCGCCGTCTGCCGCGTCGGCAACGGAGCGCTCCAGCAACTCACCTTCTCGACGGACGCGTTCGCCGGCTTGCGCAGGTTGACGCTCGATCCCGGCGCGATTGCCGCCGACGGGACGCTGACCATTCGCCTGGCGCTCTCCGATCCGCGCTCGCCTGCGGATCTGGCATTGGGCGACGATGTGCGGCCGCTCGGCATCGGTGTCGAACGGATCTGGCTCGATCTCGGCGTTCGCGCTTCACAACGCCGCTGA
- a CDS encoding acetate--CoA ligase family protein — translation MEAQVSPVSPSPWSPSPDASDVVKGIHAMLHPHNIVLVGATDKPGNYAERIWNNLVRYGYEGGLYPVNTKRETIWGVPCFKDFASLPERPDHVLVLVPARFAVQVIRDAAAAGARSATIVTSGFSELQDEESQRLAAELQAAIRETGLAVTGPNCLGNLSAGEKLFTNIDDRIVTMEQGAVAIAGQSGAIVMAIRQALEDRGVGVGYMVTTGNEAGLETPDLMRYFAEDPSIKVIVVYLEGVRNTKAFRDACKAARAASKPVIALKLGASEGGRAAAMAHTGALAGSIETFDAIATREGVIRVGGLDELIETTECFVHSAVPKGDRLAAVTLSGGKRGMLLDAFYAEGLNFAPLSPHVGSELAKMLGPGSIVGNPLDAGFAAVVDPSVYMKSIKLMIDDPDIDIVIIDAELPKAPHELRERNLRIVDEMASRAAKPVIYISAMSIGFTEFTKDLRKSLPHLAVMQGMDRAVTAIKSLLDYARLRKEVPDIVSSSKPAARTVLEKALKSASGAALDEVASKKLLKAYGIPISKEAIAQTAAEAVKIARQIGFPVVAKLVSAEILHKSDIGGVVLNLNSPAEVKKAFTDITARVAKLKGKPKLDGILIAQQVKADLELVVGASLDAEMGPVVLFGTGGIDIELMKDVALAGAPLDEAEARLLIGRTKAGIKMRGYRGKPALHEASAVKALVGLSNLIADAGDRIASIDINPFLINTRTGVAVDALIVLNNAAAKSAAGH, via the coding sequence ATGGAAGCTCAGGTATCTCCCGTTTCTCCGAGCCCGTGGTCTCCGTCGCCCGACGCGAGCGATGTCGTCAAGGGCATCCACGCCATGTTGCATCCGCACAATATCGTGCTGGTGGGCGCGACCGACAAACCCGGCAACTATGCCGAGCGCATCTGGAACAATCTGGTCAGGTACGGCTACGAGGGCGGACTCTATCCGGTCAACACCAAGCGCGAGACCATCTGGGGCGTCCCTTGCTTCAAGGACTTTGCCAGCCTGCCGGAAAGGCCCGATCACGTGCTGGTGCTGGTGCCGGCGCGCTTTGCCGTTCAGGTGATCCGCGACGCCGCCGCGGCCGGTGCGCGGTCGGCCACCATCGTCACCTCCGGCTTCAGCGAATTGCAGGACGAGGAGAGCCAGAGGCTCGCCGCCGAATTGCAAGCCGCGATCCGCGAGACGGGCCTCGCCGTCACCGGCCCGAACTGCCTCGGCAATTTGAGCGCGGGCGAAAAGCTCTTCACCAATATCGACGACCGCATCGTCACCATGGAGCAGGGCGCGGTGGCGATCGCCGGGCAATCCGGCGCCATCGTGATGGCGATCCGCCAGGCGCTGGAGGATCGCGGCGTCGGGGTCGGTTACATGGTGACGACCGGCAACGAAGCCGGGCTCGAGACGCCGGACCTGATGCGCTATTTCGCCGAGGATCCGAGCATCAAGGTGATCGTGGTCTATCTCGAAGGCGTGCGTAACACCAAGGCGTTCCGGGATGCCTGCAAGGCGGCGCGGGCTGCGAGCAAGCCGGTGATTGCGCTCAAGCTTGGGGCGTCCGAAGGCGGCCGCGCCGCGGCGATGGCGCACACCGGCGCGCTCGCGGGCTCGATCGAGACCTTCGACGCCATTGCAACGCGCGAGGGCGTGATCCGGGTCGGCGGGCTCGACGAGCTGATCGAGACCACCGAATGCTTCGTCCACTCGGCCGTACCCAAAGGCGACCGCCTCGCCGCCGTCACGCTGTCCGGTGGCAAGCGCGGCATGCTGCTCGATGCATTCTATGCCGAAGGCCTGAACTTTGCGCCGCTGAGCCCGCATGTCGGCTCGGAGCTGGCGAAGATGCTCGGGCCGGGGTCGATCGTCGGCAACCCGCTCGACGCCGGCTTTGCCGCGGTCGTCGATCCCTCCGTCTACATGAAGTCGATCAAGCTGATGATCGACGATCCCGATATCGACATCGTCATCATCGATGCCGAGCTGCCCAAGGCGCCACACGAGTTGCGCGAGCGCAATCTGCGCATCGTCGACGAGATGGCGAGCCGGGCCGCAAAGCCCGTGATCTATATCAGCGCGATGTCGATCGGCTTCACCGAGTTCACCAAGGATTTGCGCAAATCGCTGCCGCATCTCGCGGTGATGCAGGGCATGGACCGTGCCGTAACGGCGATCAAGTCGCTGCTCGACTACGCCAGGCTGCGCAAGGAAGTGCCCGACATCGTCTCGAGCTCGAAGCCCGCTGCGCGCACCGTCCTTGAGAAGGCGCTGAAATCGGCGAGCGGCGCCGCGCTCGACGAGGTCGCCTCGAAGAAGCTCTTGAAGGCCTATGGCATCCCGATTTCGAAGGAAGCCATCGCGCAGACCGCGGCCGAGGCCGTGAAGATCGCCAGGCAGATCGGCTTCCCGGTGGTGGCAAAGCTCGTCAGCGCCGAGATCCTGCACAAATCCGACATCGGCGGCGTGGTGCTGAACCTCAACAGCCCAGCCGAGGTGAAGAAGGCGTTCACCGACATCACTGCGCGGGTGGCGAAGCTGAAGGGCAAGCCGAAGCTCGACGGCATTTTGATCGCGCAGCAGGTCAAGGCCGATCTCGAGCTCGTGGTCGGCGCCTCACTGGATGCCGAGATGGGCCCGGTCGTGCTGTTCGGCACCGGCGGCATCGACATCGAGCTGATGAAGGACGTCGCGCTGGCCGGCGCGCCGCTGGACGAGGCCGAGGCGCGGCTCCTGATCGGCCGCACCAAGGCCGGCATCAAGATGCGCGGCTATCGCGGCAAGCCGGCCTTGCACGAGGCCTCGGCGGTGAAGGCGCTGGTCGGCCTGTCCAACCTGATCGCCGATGCGGGCGACCGGATCGCCTCGATCGACATCAACCCGTTCCTGATCAACACCAGAACGGGCGTCGCCGTCGATGCCCTGATCGTGCTGAACAACGCTGCAGCCAAGAGCGCCGCCGGGCATTGA
- a CDS encoding MlaD family protein: protein MARASNLVIGTVTLAAIAVAFGGVLGVQKWRTIQSRSQLRVVFEGGSASGLRRGGPVNFDGVPAGQILSIKLDSPRKIVALVMLDNTAPIRKDTVAGIEFQGLTGVAAISLIGGAPAAPPVPLDSDGIPVLTADLSDAESIVDTLHSVDRTIVSNAPAIQEGLHTFEAHTADLRSKGGEIDSVMAKVDSAFAGFDKAVTKIESVVPGFADGKADELFEKIRGLHELADTMKKKSAGYLEDIRRSLLDVSEAANKMAGTPAPAAATPRPPRKPPQKKQ from the coding sequence ATGGCACGCGCGAGCAACCTTGTCATCGGAACCGTGACGCTGGCGGCGATCGCCGTGGCGTTCGGCGGCGTGCTCGGCGTGCAGAAATGGCGCACCATCCAGAGCCGCAGCCAGTTGCGCGTCGTATTCGAGGGCGGATCGGCCAGCGGCCTGCGCCGCGGTGGCCCGGTCAATTTCGACGGCGTGCCGGCGGGCCAGATCCTGTCGATCAAATTGGACAGTCCGCGCAAGATCGTGGCGCTGGTGATGCTCGACAACACCGCGCCGATCCGCAAGGACACGGTCGCAGGCATCGAATTCCAGGGCCTCACCGGCGTCGCCGCGATCTCGCTGATCGGAGGCGCACCTGCTGCCCCGCCGGTGCCGCTGGACTCGGATGGCATCCCGGTGCTGACCGCCGATCTCAGCGACGCCGAATCCATCGTCGACACCCTGCACAGCGTCGACCGCACGATCGTCAGCAACGCCCCCGCGATCCAGGAGGGCCTGCACACGTTCGAGGCCCATACCGCCGATCTCAGGAGCAAGGGCGGCGAGATCGATTCCGTCATGGCCAAGGTCGACAGCGCCTTTGCGGGTTTCGACAAGGCGGTCACGAAGATCGAAAGCGTGGTGCCCGGCTTTGCCGACGGCAAGGCGGACGAGCTGTTCGAGAAGATCAGGGGATTGCACGAGCTCGCCGATACCATGAAGAAGAAATCGGCAGGCTATCTCGAGGATATCCGTCGCTCGCTGCTCGACGTCAGCGAGGCCGCCAACAAGATGGCCGGCACGCCCGCGCCCGCAGCCGCCACCCCGCGCCCACCGCGCAAGCCGCCGCAGAAGAAGCAGTAG
- a CDS encoding autotransporter domain-containing protein — protein sequence MTFSQAGVSGGVTNNANAGQTISIANNLGQAVSGVQLTQAGSSTLILTGTNTYTGGTTISAGTLQIGNGGTTGSIIGDVLNDGSLVFSRSNGLGYGGTISGSGSVTIQNTPTGFTILTGANTYTGGTTISSGTLVLGNGAGGGTSGSIVGDVLNNGQLTFNRSDDITFDGLISGSGAVSKFGAGVLTLTADNTYSNGTVIAAGTLQLGNGGTSGNIGSSTVDNGGTLAFNRSDTFTFSAVISGTGNVVQMGPGTTVLGAGNSYLGGTTITSGTLQVTSDTSVSSGAVTLNGGTFQVDGASDLTFANAFNVNTAGGTVDNNGTVLTLAGVIANGDGNTGVLQVTDSSGGFGTTILSAVNTYSGGTRVVGATLQVTNDQSAGTGTITLESGSFQADGFSDLTIANNFKINSGGSGGAIDSNGTMLTIAGNISDGAGAGKLTVLDNSFGSGVVVLTGTNTYTGGTFICSCAALQLGDATRSGSIVGAVINEGFFSIVNADTSGVTMLFNDFSGTTQFLNATSASSMVITNNGQIYFGDPFGGGTDTATAGRATILNDGGLVGFFGQTNAGAATITNQNGGGIAFVEQSSAASATIVNKDFGTTLFGTSSGSDTATAGNATIINEADGRTSFGAFATAANATIITKDGGETSFFDNSTGGNARFITTGTGIVDFGGSLGPNSDRRITAGSIEGSGTYYIGGGNTLVVGGNNASTEVSGVIGDFNPCGCGPAGSGSLEKVGSGKLILSGTNAYTGSTTVNGGVLQVDGSIAASSLTTVNAGGALTGIGVVGEMQVANGGIFAPGSGTPGSSITVQGSLAFQSGALYLVTLSSASSSFAAVTGNVVLNGTVVAPFLPGSTVLPRYTIMQFGGASSGNFTGVATFGGLVGTTTVGAGVVYLDFALDYGAKNNLNVNQSNVATALQDFFKANGGLPAVYAGLSPAGLTQASGESATGSQQTTFDAMNLFISLLTDVFGSGRSGAPGATPYADETSANAYAATGKGARDKTTRDAFASISRKAPAATFEQRWDVWAAGYGGSQTTDGNVALGSNNTSSSVYGTAVGLDYRFSPSTIAGFALAGGGTGFNVNGLGWGRSDLFQAGAFVRHTMGPAYITAALAYGWQDVTTNRIVTAAGIDQLRAQFNANALSGRVEGGYRYATQWIGLTPYAAAQATLFSLPNYSEFAVVGNSTFALNYGARDVTSSRTELGLRADKSFAAAGGLMTLRGRLAWAHDYNPDRTVGAVFQTLPGAAFVVNGAAQARDSALTTASVQMSWMNGWSASATFEGEFSNVTRSYAGKGVVRYAW from the coding sequence GTGACTTTCAGTCAGGCAGGCGTAAGCGGCGGCGTCACCAACAACGCCAATGCCGGCCAAACGATTTCCATCGCCAATAACCTCGGTCAGGCAGTGTCCGGCGTTCAGTTGACGCAGGCGGGATCCAGCACGCTGATCCTGACCGGAACCAACACCTACACCGGCGGCACCACGATCAGTGCGGGCACGCTGCAAATCGGCAACGGCGGCACAACCGGCTCCATCATCGGCGACGTTCTGAACGACGGAAGCCTGGTGTTCTCCCGGTCGAATGGTCTGGGCTATGGCGGAACGATTTCCGGTAGCGGCTCCGTAACGATTCAGAATACGCCCACTGGCTTCACTATCCTCACGGGAGCCAACACCTACACCGGCGGCACGACGATATCGTCCGGAACGCTGGTGCTGGGCAACGGTGCGGGCGGAGGCACCAGCGGCAGTATCGTCGGCGACGTCCTGAACAACGGCCAGCTTACATTCAACCGATCGGACGATATCACCTTCGACGGGCTGATCAGCGGGAGTGGCGCCGTCAGCAAGTTCGGCGCTGGCGTGCTGACGCTGACGGCAGACAACACCTATTCCAACGGTACGGTGATTGCCGCAGGCACCTTGCAACTCGGCAATGGCGGGACCAGCGGGAATATCGGATCCAGTACGGTCGACAACGGCGGAACGCTGGCCTTCAATCGCTCGGACACCTTCACGTTCAGCGCCGTCATCAGCGGGACCGGAAACGTTGTTCAAATGGGTCCCGGAACCACGGTGCTTGGCGCGGGTAATTCCTATTTGGGCGGGACGACCATCACGTCGGGTACGTTGCAAGTCACGAGCGACACCTCCGTGTCGAGTGGTGCCGTAACACTCAACGGCGGCACCTTCCAGGTCGACGGCGCCAGCGACTTGACCTTCGCGAACGCCTTCAATGTCAACACGGCGGGCGGCACCGTCGACAACAACGGCACCGTGCTGACGCTGGCGGGCGTCATCGCCAACGGCGATGGCAATACAGGTGTGCTGCAGGTGACAGACTCCAGTGGCGGTTTCGGCACCACGATCCTGTCCGCAGTGAACACCTACAGCGGGGGCACCAGGGTCGTCGGTGCCACCCTTCAGGTCACCAACGATCAATCGGCGGGCACGGGCACGATCACGCTCGAATCCGGCTCGTTCCAGGCCGATGGCTTCAGCGATCTCACTATTGCCAACAATTTCAAGATCAACAGCGGCGGCTCCGGCGGCGCCATCGATTCCAATGGGACAATGTTGACGATCGCCGGAAATATCTCCGACGGCGCTGGAGCGGGCAAGCTCACGGTCCTGGACAATTCGTTCGGGAGCGGTGTCGTGGTGCTCACCGGCACGAATACCTACACCGGAGGCACCTTCATCTGCTCATGTGCGGCACTGCAACTAGGCGATGCGACCCGCAGCGGCAGCATTGTCGGGGCCGTCATCAACGAGGGCTTCTTCAGCATCGTCAATGCCGACACGTCGGGCGTCACGATGCTTTTCAACGACTTTTCCGGCACGACGCAGTTCCTCAACGCGACCTCCGCCAGCTCTATGGTGATCACCAACAACGGGCAGATCTATTTCGGAGATCCGTTTGGGGGCGGGACCGACACCGCCACGGCCGGCCGGGCGACCATCCTCAACGATGGCGGCTTGGTCGGCTTCTTTGGCCAGACCAACGCGGGCGCGGCCACCATCACCAACCAGAATGGCGGCGGCATCGCGTTCGTTGAGCAATCCTCGGCCGCGTCAGCTACGATCGTGAACAAGGATTTCGGCACGACCTTGTTTGGGACGTCGTCCGGATCTGATACGGCGACCGCCGGCAACGCAACGATCATCAACGAGGCTGATGGTCGGACCAGTTTCGGCGCGTTCGCGACGGCCGCCAATGCCACGATCATCACCAAGGACGGTGGCGAGACCTCGTTCTTCGACAACTCCACCGGCGGCAACGCGCGCTTCATCACGACGGGCACCGGTATCGTCGATTTCGGAGGCAGCCTCGGGCCGAACAGCGACCGGCGCATCACCGCCGGTTCGATCGAAGGTAGCGGCACCTACTACATCGGCGGGGGCAATACGCTCGTCGTCGGCGGCAACAATGCGTCGACAGAAGTCAGTGGTGTCATCGGCGATTTCAATCCGTGCGGTTGCGGTCCCGCCGGCTCCGGCTCGCTCGAAAAGGTCGGAAGCGGAAAGCTGATTCTGTCCGGCACCAACGCTTATACGGGCAGCACCACCGTGAACGGCGGCGTGCTCCAGGTCGATGGCTCGATCGCAGCTTCCAGTCTGACGACGGTGAACGCCGGTGGCGCACTCACCGGCATCGGTGTGGTTGGTGAAATGCAGGTCGCGAACGGTGGTATTTTTGCGCCGGGCTCGGGTACGCCGGGCTCCAGCATAACGGTTCAGGGCAGCCTCGCATTCCAGTCCGGCGCGCTCTATCTCGTTACGCTGAGTTCGGCCAGCTCGAGCTTTGCGGCCGTCACCGGCAACGTCGTGCTGAATGGCACAGTCGTTGCGCCGTTCCTGCCGGGAAGCACAGTGCTGCCGCGGTACACGATCATGCAGTTCGGCGGAGCCTCAAGCGGCAATTTCACGGGCGTTGCCACCTTCGGTGGCCTCGTCGGCACCACAACGGTGGGGGCCGGTGTCGTCTATCTCGATTTCGCGCTCGATTATGGCGCGAAGAACAATCTCAATGTCAATCAAAGCAACGTCGCCACCGCCCTTCAGGATTTCTTCAAGGCTAATGGTGGGTTGCCGGCGGTTTACGCCGGGCTCTCGCCGGCCGGCCTGACCCAGGCCTCCGGCGAATCGGCGACGGGATCGCAGCAGACGACGTTCGACGCGATGAACCTGTTCATCAGCCTGTTGACCGACGTGTTTGGTTCCGGGCGCAGCGGTGCGCCCGGTGCGACGCCCTATGCCGATGAGACGAGCGCGAATGCCTATGCGGCGACCGGCAAGGGCGCGCGTGACAAGACCACGCGCGACGCCTTCGCCTCGATCTCCCGCAAGGCGCCGGCCGCGACGTTCGAGCAGCGCTGGGATGTCTGGGCAGCCGGTTATGGCGGCTCGCAGACCACCGACGGCAACGTTGCGCTCGGCTCGAACAACACCAGCAGCAGCGTCTACGGCACCGCCGTCGGCCTCGACTATCGCTTCTCGCCGTCGACGATCGCAGGCTTTGCGCTGGCCGGCGGCGGCACCGGCTTCAACGTCAACGGGCTCGGCTGGGGCCGGTCCGACCTGTTCCAGGCCGGTGCTTTCGTGCGCCACACGATGGGGCCGGCCTATATCACGGCGGCGCTGGCCTATGGCTGGCAGGACGTCACGACCAACCGCATCGTCACGGCTGCCGGCATCGATCAGTTGCGCGCGCAGTTCAACGCCAACGCACTCTCGGGCCGGGTCGAAGGCGGTTACCGCTATGCCACGCAATGGATCGGTCTGACGCCCTATGCTGCCGCCCAGGCGACCCTGTTCAGCCTGCCGAACTATTCGGAGTTCGCGGTGGTCGGCAACAGCACCTTTGCGCTCAACTACGGTGCCAGGGACGTCACCAGCAGCCGCACCGAGCTCGGCCTGCGCGCGGACAAGTCGTTCGCTGCGGCGGGTGGCCTCATGACGTTGCGCGGCCGCCTCGCCTGGGCACATGACTACAATCCGGACCGCACCGTCGGCGCCGTGTTCCAGACGCTGCCGGGCGCGGCCTTCGTCGTCAACGGTGCGGCGCAGGCGCGCGATTCCGCACTGACCACGGCGTCGGTGCAGATGAGCTGGATGAACGGCTGGTCCGCGTCGGCGACCTTCGAGGGCGAGTTCTCGAACGTCACGCGCTCCTACGCCGGCAAGGGCGTCGTGCGCTACGCGTGGTGA